The stretch of DNA TCTAAGTCTGTGGCAGGGTCGTCGGTCGGAATCACGTCGGTGACGATGCAGACCGAAAATGCGGTGCTCGAAAGCTCTGCGGCTTCGAGTTCGGAGCCACACGAGTCGGTGCTCGCCGCCTGAATGGCGGCTTCGATGATGGTGTGGCCCACGCGCTCTGTACTCTGGACGGTTCCAGCACAGCCTCTGAGTCGCCCCCGTCCCTGCGTCGCTTGCAGGCGGATGAACACACCGGCTCGGTTGTAGAAGGCATCGCGCATACTCCCGGGCTGTTTTCGCTGGCCGTTGTTGACGAACAGGTCTACCGCCTCGCGTGCGAGGTCGACAGCCCCGCGGCCGTCGTCGTATGAAAAGAGCGCAGTTTGAGCCTCGGACATACCACCTGTAACGAGAACAATAGTAATCAACGCTTTCATTCAGACAATTTGGAACCCGAACTATCCCATCGCCTCCTGTCTCCCCGCCAATCGAACGCCTTAATTGTGGTACGCGGCCTACCATCTGCCGGCAGAGGGAGCCCGGTTCCCGTGGCGCAAGCCAACGAGGAAAGTCCCCCCACTGTCTGGGCAGGTGACCAGGCGCAAGTCTGGAGCGGGAGACCGCTGGCTCTGGAACAGAAACGAGACCCCTCCACCGGACCGATGAGGTGCGCGACCCCAACCGCAAGGACGGGAAGCTAACCCACCGAGGGTCGATGGTGGAGAACGGATGGAACGGCGAAACCTCACCGGTGCAAGTCCCATCGGCTAAGGTAGCCCGGACGACGATGCGGACGCTCAGCCGAATACCGGGTTGAACAGAAGGGGGCTTACTCCCCTCAGCCACTTTCATCGCAGAGAGCGACTGCTCCCACCACAAGCATGATAGGTGGGGCGAGCCGATATGTGCGTAATGAACGGGCGCGTCCTCCTGCTTTCGTTCCTCATCGTCCTCGCGGGCTGTGCGGCCCCCATAGACCCGGGTTTTGCTGACACCGCCACTCCGACCACGCAGTCTACCGGCCAGACCACCGCCGCACCGGCCACCCAAACCCAGACACCGACGCCGCAAGCCACGCCGACGGCCGTTGTCGCACAGGACAATCCGTGGCAAGAACAGACGTTGACCGTTGCCCTTTCGATTCCCGAAGGCGACTCGCGCGACTACGAACCGCTCGTCGAAGCGGCGCTTGCCTACTGGGAGGTAAACAGCGAGCGCTACGCGGGCTATCCACTCTCGTTCGACTTCGAACCGAACGCCGAAAACCCGGACATCATCATCGAGTTCGTCCCGCACGTAGAAACCTGCGGCGACAAACGCGAGGTCGCGGGCTGTGCACCGTACATCACCGACGCCCGGCAGGTGCGCCGCCCCGAAACGATTCAGGTGCTCTCTGGGCTCTCTGACAAATCCACAACCCACGTCCTCAAACACGAGTTCGGCCACGCGATGGGCCTCGACCACTCAGACGAACCCCGGTCGATTATGGACGGGCAGGCGAGTCTGACGACGCTGCCACAGACGAACGCCACCGAACGCCCGCTCCCGTGGGACCACGCAGAACTCTCGGTGTACGTTGACTACGGCGTGGTTCCGGAGGGCGAACGCGCCGAAGCCCGCGCTCAGGTTCAACACGCCCTCGATTACTACGCAGGCGGCGCGGACAACTACGTCCCCGAGAACGTCTCCTTTGCCACGGTGGATTCGGCGTCCGAAGCCGACATCGTGATTCGCTTTACTGACCGTTCGCCGTGTGGTGTTGACCCCGGTTCGTGTGGCGCAGTCCGTGGCCAAGACCCGGACGGTGACGGCGCGCTCGAAACCTACACGCACCTCGAAATCACGCTCACGCACATCGACCGCGACGCCACCGGCTGGCACGTCGGCTGGTGGCTCGGCTACGGCTTCGGGTTCGAAGAAGAATCTGAGTACCCAGACCCCTTCCGCGAGGCGTCGTATTCAGACCGTCGTGGCGAGTGGTGGAACTGATTTTATCCGCCTGACAGAAACTAGTCTATCGTGACTGCGTCTCCACGCATCGAGTGGTCGGTCTCCGGCGACACCTCGCGCGTCGTCCGCGCCCTCAGCATCCTTTCAGTCTCCGCTTTCACGGCGATTATCCTCCTCTTTGTCGCCTTTCTCGCACTCATTGTTCCCCTCGTTCTCGCCTCCGCACGCCCGGCGGTCATTGCGCTGTTCGTTCTCCTCCTTCTCGTCGGCGGCCCGGGGTCGATTCTCTACCTCTGGCCGATGCTGACCGACAAATCTCAGCGCCCTGCGTTCGCTCCGTTCGAATTTCCGGGCGTCGATGGCTGGCGACAGATCGTGCCTCCTGCCGTGCTACTCGCCGTCGTGTTTGGCCTCGCCTTTCTCGCAGACGGCCGCGCATTCTACGGCATCTTCGCGTTCACGTTTCTCCTGCTCGTCGTCACCGCCGCCCTCTCTGGGGAGGGGTGGCTCGACCCGGAGCGGGGTGAACTGCACGTCGGAACCACCATCTCGTTGGCTTTGCTCGACGGGATTCAACCCGTCCACGTCGGTGACGTGACGCTTTGTTACCTCTCCTACGCGTCGGGAGCGTCTCGGCTGACCTCGCCGCGGCTGCTTGCCGTGCCGACCGAGCGGTTCGACGACCTCCGCCCGCACCTCGAATCGGGGCATCGTAAAACCAGCCCCAGAACGCGAGCGACCAGACCGACTTGTCCAAGGTATCCTGCTCGCGTTTGCCGTGTTTTTCTACGCGACCGGCGCGTTCTTCTGGTTCGTAACCGAGTTCAGACGAGCACGCGCCTCTACATCGTCGCTGCGGTGGCGTTGCTTGGAAGTCTGTTCGTGCTGGTGGCCGTGTTTGAGGCGTAATTCGCGGTGCTAGCCGAAACAGACAACAATTTTTTATATCTTGTTTACATTTTCGCAGACGTATATGTCTGAAACTAATACAATGGATGCTGAGCTGTTCGGACGCAGTGTCAGTTTTGACTACTCAGACCACTGGGTTGGCTACTCCCTCGTCATCCTCCGTGTTGTCATGGGATGGGTACTGTTCCAGGGTGGGATTACGAAGATTCTCGACCCGACCTGGTCTGCTCGCGGCTTCCTCCTCAACGCGATTCCCGAAGGCAACCCGCTTGGGGGGTTGTGGATGACGCTCGGCACCGACTATATCGGACTCATCGATCCACTCAACGCGTGGGGGTTGACGCTCGCCGGCCTCGCGCTCATGCTTGGGGCTTTCGTCCGCTGGAGCGCGTTCTGGGGTGCGATAATGATGTTGTTCTACTGGGCCGCGGCCTTACAGGGTGGCATCCTCGCTGGGCTGCCAATCGCACACGGATGGGTCGTTGACGACCACATCGTGTACGCAGCCTTGCTGTTCGGTCTCGGTGCGTTCGGTGCGGGCCGCATTCTCGGCGTGGATGCCTATCTCGAAAAGACGACCTTCGTCCAGAATAACGGGTGGGTCAAAAGCCTGCTCGGGTAACGCCTTCGAACGAACGCTGCATTACTTTTCGAACCCGTCTTCCCACCTGAACACGCCGTTTCGCTGGACGACTTCCCCATCGACTTCAATGCGCGAGTCCTCGCTCATGTCCGTAATCATGTCCACGTGGACGGCGCTTTTGTTGCCTTCTTCGCCCTCTGGGATATTCGAGTCATAAGCCCGGCCGACGGCGAGGTGGACGGTGTCGCCCATCTTCTCGTCGAACAGAATCGAGTCGGTGAAGCGGTCGATGCCGCGGTTCATGCCGACACCTAGCTCTCCGAGGCGGCGTGCACCCTCGTCCGTATTCAGAATTTCTTCTAAGACTTCTTCGTTCTGTCCGGCGCTGAACTCCACCACTTCGCCGTCCTCGAAGGTGAGGTGCACGTCGCGGACGCGCTTGCCGTTGAGTGTCATCGGCACGTCGAAGTAGACGGTTCCTTCGGTGTCGTACGGTGCGGTGAACACCTCGCCGGAGGGCAGATTGTGTGAGTCGTAGGCCACGGAAGCCCCGGAGTTCACTGCGATGCGGCCTTCGATAAACATGGTGAGGTCGGTGTCCGCTTTGACGAGTCGGACTTCGCTTCCCGCATCGAGGATGTCTTTCATCTGCGCCATCTCGTCTGCGAGCGATTCCCAGTCGCGGAGCACCGCGTTGTAGACGAAATCTTGGTACTCTGCGTAGGACATCCCGGCTTGCTGGGCGAGCGACCGGGTCGGGTGCACGGTCGAGACCCAGTCGGTGTCCATCCGGGCTTCGCGGGCGGTGTTTGTCGCGCGGTTGTACGCCTGTCGCACGTCGCTGTCTACGTCCGCGAGTTCGGTGGTGTTGAATCCGCCGCCGAGAAAGAGGACACTGTCTGCGTTCTCGTAGGCGGCGAGTTCCGGTCCACGCACCTCCTCGAAGTCGCCGTCATGGTTTTTGAGGTAGCCACGGAGCATCTCGCCAGAACCGTAGGTGACGAACATGGTCGCGCCGACGTTCCCCAACTCCTCTGCGACGGCGACGCCGAGGTCATGGGCGTCTTCGCCGACGTTGACAACGACGGTGTCGCCGCGTTCGATTCGTGCACTCCAGTTTACGAGGGTTCGGGCGTGTTCGCGCACTCGCTCGTCCA from Haladaptatus sp. ZSTT2 encodes:
- a CDS encoding TIGR00296 family protein — encoded protein: MSEAQTALFSYDDGRGAVDLAREAVDLFVNNGQRKQPGSMRDAFYNRAGVFIRLQATQGRGRLRGCAGTVQSTERVGHTIIEAAIQAASTDSCGSELEAAELSSTAFSVCIVTDVIPTDDPATDLEVGTHGLAVQKGRQSGWLYPTVPVENGWSEFEYLDRTCRKAGLSPTAWEKDDVDVLLFRSQVFEERTPNGSIKELTF
- a CDS encoding matrixin family metalloprotease, whose product is MNGRVLLLSFLIVLAGCAAPIDPGFADTATPTTQSTGQTTAAPATQTQTPTPQATPTAVVAQDNPWQEQTLTVALSIPEGDSRDYEPLVEAALAYWEVNSERYAGYPLSFDFEPNAENPDIIIEFVPHVETCGDKREVAGCAPYITDARQVRRPETIQVLSGLSDKSTTHVLKHEFGHAMGLDHSDEPRSIMDGQASLTTLPQTNATERPLPWDHAELSVYVDYGVVPEGERAEARAQVQHALDYYAGGADNYVPENVSFATVDSASEADIVIRFTDRSPCGVDPGSCGAVRGQDPDGDGALETYTHLEITLTHIDRDATGWHVGWWLGYGFGFEEESEYPDPFREASYSDRRGEWWN
- a CDS encoding DoxX family protein, with translation MSETNTMDAELFGRSVSFDYSDHWVGYSLVILRVVMGWVLFQGGITKILDPTWSARGFLLNAIPEGNPLGGLWMTLGTDYIGLIDPLNAWGLTLAGLALMLGAFVRWSAFWGAIMMLFYWAAALQGGILAGLPIAHGWVVDDHIVYAALLFGLGAFGAGRILGVDAYLEKTTFVQNNGWVKSLLG
- a CDS encoding aminopeptidase; this translates as MDERVREHARTLVNWSARIERGDTVVVNVGEDAHDLGVAVAEELGNVGATMFVTYGSGEMLRGYLKNHDGDFEEVRGPELAAYENADSVLFLGGGFNTTELADVDSDVRQAYNRATNTAREARMDTDWVSTVHPTRSLAQQAGMSYAEYQDFVYNAVLRDWESLADEMAQMKDILDAGSEVRLVKADTDLTMFIEGRIAVNSGASVAYDSHNLPSGEVFTAPYDTEGTVYFDVPMTLNGKRVRDVHLTFEDGEVVEFSAGQNEEVLEEILNTDEGARRLGELGVGMNRGIDRFTDSILFDEKMGDTVHLAVGRAYDSNIPEGEEGNKSAVHVDMITDMSEDSRIEVDGEVVQRNGVFRWEDGFEK